One Verrucomicrobiota bacterium JB022 genomic region harbors:
- a CDS encoding SRPBCC family protein, whose product MKTHTITKQIDINAPVARVWEALTDHRQFGQWFGINLEGPFQPGKTTRGQITFKGYEHVVVDFMVEKMDSQRLLAYRWHPYCVDPEVDYSKETPTLVELELTPSERGTLLKVTESGFDKIPTHRYDEAMRMNTMGWEEQLENIANHVAPKV is encoded by the coding sequence ATGAAAACACATACGATCACCAAACAAATCGACATCAACGCACCGGTGGCCCGAGTCTGGGAGGCCCTGACCGACCACCGCCAGTTTGGCCAGTGGTTTGGCATCAACCTCGAAGGGCCTTTCCAGCCGGGCAAGACCACGCGCGGCCAGATCACCTTCAAGGGCTACGAGCACGTCGTGGTCGACTTCATGGTCGAGAAGATGGACTCGCAGCGCCTCCTCGCCTACCGCTGGCACCCCTATTGCGTCGATCCTGAGGTCGACTACTCGAAGGAAACCCCTACGCTGGTCGAACTGGAGCTGACTCCCTCCGAACGTGGCACGCTGCTGAAGGTGACTGAGTCTGGCTTCGACAAGATCCCCACCCACCGCTACGACGAAGCCATGCGCATGAACACGATGGGCTGGGAGGAACAGCTGGAGAACATCGCCAACCATGTCGCGCCGAAAGTCTGA
- a CDS encoding metalloregulator ArsR/SmtB family transcription factor, producing the protein MSRRKSDLIASDRYDPAPVFAALGDATRLCLVNRLSGGEARSISQLAEGFDLTRQAVTKHLRVLEGAGIVHSVRSGRESLYQLDPAPLDAMKDYLDRVSAQWDHALGRLKAFVEEGNVEQE; encoded by the coding sequence ATGTCGCGCCGAAAGTCTGACCTTATTGCCTCCGACCGCTACGACCCAGCGCCCGTTTTTGCGGCGCTGGGCGATGCCACCCGCCTCTGCCTCGTCAACCGGCTCTCCGGCGGCGAGGCGCGCTCGATCTCACAGCTGGCGGAGGGCTTCGACCTCACCCGACAGGCCGTGACCAAACACCTGCGCGTGCTCGAAGGCGCGGGCATCGTGCACAGCGTCCGCTCCGGCCGCGAAAGCCTCTACCAACTCGATCCTGCCCCCCTCGACGCCATGAAAGACTATCTCGACCGCGTCTCCGCCCAATGGGACCACGCCCTCGGCAGGCTGAAAGCCTTCGTGGAGGAGGGAAATGTGGAACAGGAGTGA
- a CDS encoding Na+/H+ antiporter NhaC family protein, with protein sequence MAPPTRQQLTLLFYLLGTASATYLLLYIDSPWRALWPTAVGLLGVWLLRKVVVSLLVGAFAGALLLEMGNPLAAAWSVPVEHLVPSLTSPWNIGAILFSLMLGGFAALIEAGGGLRTFVQSFLQGAPNQSRRLQMTTIGLGFICFFDGLANALLIGRVTRSLARPAGVSPAKMAYLADSTSSTVACIAFISTWIATQLTLIQSSLDDMHLLEDYTATGLYFASIPTNFYVLTALLLMIWSVWTNWNIGPMAAAERRAQEALARGEAQGAEEAAPSAPFATALIPLVLLVGGIMGLFYFWEARPLWPVTLRKVALSFSSGDGAMILVLGTLPGLIAAYLLYPRRPGEPGPLNVFLRGARDMAAPLLILAAAWIIGSVIGALDAADAIAQLLQGNLPINYLPLAVFLVGAFISFSTGSAWGTMALLMPLALPAVFALEMPAPCAPLGTILAGVVGAVFGGAVFGDHCSPFSDTTIMASIACEVEPVEHVRTQMPYAFIGAAIASLVGYWPLGLGWTNIWGSLAAMAAIVLALPFIFRQRSLARGA encoded by the coding sequence ATGGCCCCACCGACCCGTCAGCAGCTAACGCTTCTCTTTTACCTGCTGGGGACGGCCTCCGCCACTTACCTGCTGCTGTATATCGACTCGCCATGGCGCGCGCTCTGGCCGACTGCGGTGGGCCTGCTCGGCGTCTGGCTGCTGCGCAAGGTCGTCGTCAGCCTGCTCGTGGGCGCCTTTGCGGGTGCCCTACTGCTGGAGATGGGCAACCCGCTGGCCGCCGCGTGGTCGGTGCCGGTGGAGCACCTGGTGCCTTCGCTGACGAGCCCCTGGAACATCGGCGCCATCCTCTTCAGCCTGATGCTGGGCGGCTTTGCCGCGCTGATTGAAGCAGGCGGCGGCCTGCGCACTTTTGTGCAGAGCTTTCTCCAGGGCGCGCCGAACCAGTCTCGCCGGCTCCAGATGACGACGATCGGGCTGGGCTTTATCTGCTTTTTCGACGGGCTGGCCAACGCGCTACTCATTGGCCGGGTGACGCGCTCGCTCGCTCGCCCCGCCGGCGTCTCGCCTGCCAAGATGGCCTACCTCGCCGACAGCACGAGCTCGACCGTGGCCTGCATCGCCTTCATCTCGACCTGGATTGCGACCCAGTTGACGCTGATCCAGAGCAGTCTGGACGACATGCACCTCCTGGAGGACTATACCGCCACCGGCCTTTACTTCGCCTCCATCCCCACAAATTTTTATGTGCTCACGGCCCTGCTCCTCATGATCTGGAGCGTGTGGACCAACTGGAACATCGGGCCGATGGCCGCAGCCGAGCGCCGGGCGCAGGAGGCCCTCGCGCGCGGTGAAGCCCAAGGCGCCGAAGAAGCGGCGCCCTCCGCACCTTTCGCCACCGCCCTGATCCCGCTGGTGCTGTTGGTGGGGGGCATCATGGGGCTGTTTTACTTTTGGGAGGCCCGCCCGCTGTGGCCGGTGACGCTGCGCAAGGTGGCGCTCTCGTTCAGCAGTGGCGACGGCGCGATGATCCTCGTGCTCGGCACCCTGCCCGGCCTGATCGCAGCCTACCTGCTGTATCCTCGCCGCCCGGGCGAGCCGGGGCCGCTCAATGTCTTCCTGCGAGGGGCGCGCGACATGGCGGCACCGTTGTTGATCCTCGCCGCCGCCTGGATCATTGGCAGCGTGATCGGCGCCCTCGACGCCGCCGACGCCATTGCGCAACTGCTGCAGGGCAACCTGCCGATCAACTACCTGCCGCTGGCGGTGTTTCTGGTCGGCGCGTTCATCTCGTTTTCCACCGGCAGCGCGTGGGGCACGATGGCCTTGCTGATGCCCCTCGCCTTGCCCGCCGTGTTTGCGCTGGAGATGCCCGCCCCTTGCGCCCCGCTCGGCACCATTCTGGCCGGGGTCGTTGGCGCGGTCTTTGGCGGTGCCGTCTTTGGCGACCACTGCAGCCCGTTCAGCGACACCACCATCATGGCGTCCATCGCCTGCGAGGTGGAGCCGGTCGAGCATGTGCGCACACAGATGCCGTATGCCTTTATCGGGGCGGCCATCGCCTCCCTTGTCGGCTACTGGCCACTGGGGCTCGGGTGGACCAACATCTGGGGCAGCCTTGCCGCCATGGCCGCCATTGTGCTCGCGCTGCCCTTCATCTTCAGGCAGCGGAGCCTTGCACGCGGCGCATGA
- the truA gene encoding tRNA pseudouridine(38-40) synthase TruA codes for MRWKCTVAYDGTDFEGWQSQPSQNTIQDHIERRLAFLFKGHLRIHGSGRTDSGVHARGQVFHFDGEWKWEPEDLLKALRVGFPDSIQVYRAERVPDDFHARFSATGKRYIYRMFEGFAGPFDYRWHWSLGNWRLDVDRMNEAAKLLLGEHDFSAFSANPRDGREESTVKDMRRLELVREGPYVTLYTEASGYLFRMVRSLAGCLVHVGIGRLTGDDLREILESATRTERVVTAPAGGLFLDHVYYEGAPSPDPRPGTIALGGGGQGPWK; via the coding sequence ATGCGTTGGAAGTGCACCGTCGCCTACGACGGCACCGATTTCGAGGGCTGGCAGTCTCAGCCCAGCCAGAACACGATCCAAGACCACATCGAGCGCCGCCTGGCCTTTCTTTTCAAAGGCCACTTGCGCATCCACGGCTCCGGGCGGACCGATAGTGGCGTGCATGCGCGCGGGCAAGTGTTCCACTTCGACGGCGAGTGGAAATGGGAGCCCGAAGACCTGCTGAAGGCCCTGCGTGTCGGCTTCCCCGATTCGATCCAGGTCTACCGTGCCGAGCGTGTGCCCGACGACTTCCACGCCCGCTTTTCCGCCACCGGGAAGCGGTATATCTACCGCATGTTCGAGGGCTTCGCGGGCCCCTTCGACTACCGCTGGCACTGGTCGCTCGGCAACTGGCGGCTGGATGTCGATCGCATGAACGAGGCGGCCAAACTCCTGCTGGGCGAGCACGATTTTTCGGCCTTTTCCGCCAATCCCCGCGACGGTCGGGAGGAATCGACCGTCAAGGACATGCGGCGGCTGGAGCTGGTGCGCGAAGGCCCTTATGTGACGCTCTACACCGAGGCTTCGGGCTACCTGTTTCGCATGGTCCGCAGCCTTGCGGGCTGCCTCGTGCACGTGGGCATCGGTCGGCTGACGGGCGACGATCTGCGGGAGATCCTCGAATCCGCGACCCGAACCGAGCGAGTGGTGACGGCTCCGGCGGGCGGCTTGTTCCTCGACCATGTGTATTACGAGGGCGCTCCTTCACCCGACCCGCGACCCGGCACGATCGCACTCGGCGGTGGCGGGCAAGGCCCTTGGAAGTAA
- a CDS encoding putative 4-mercaptohistidine N1-methyltransferase yields the protein MSPEANVYETDELLSQYLLFHYGQPEDQLPWPNGPRDALDFPVRCVTECVDTASLPEHARALDLGCAVGRSTFELARHCDSVIGVDFSYTFIFAARTLCRDHALPFEVLETGSIYRELTAHLPDVPCHRVRFEQGDAQRLRPNLGSFDVVLACNLLCRLPRPQLLLERLPDLVKPGGQLVITTPNSWLDTFTAKEYWLGATPATGEPLEALEAALSPHFELVQAKDLPFLIREHRRKYQWSVAQASIWRRRQPSA from the coding sequence ATGTCACCTGAAGCAAACGTTTATGAGACTGATGAGCTGCTGAGCCAGTATCTACTCTTCCACTACGGACAACCGGAAGACCAGCTACCTTGGCCCAATGGCCCCCGCGATGCGCTCGACTTCCCGGTGCGCTGCGTCACGGAATGTGTCGACACCGCCAGCCTGCCGGAGCACGCCCGTGCGCTCGACCTCGGCTGTGCCGTCGGTCGTAGCACCTTCGAGCTGGCACGCCACTGCGACAGCGTGATCGGCGTCGACTTCTCGTATACTTTCATCTTTGCGGCCCGCACTCTTTGCCGCGACCACGCCCTGCCCTTCGAAGTCCTCGAAACCGGCAGTATCTACCGCGAACTGACGGCTCACCTGCCCGACGTACCGTGCCACCGGGTGCGCTTCGAGCAGGGCGACGCCCAGCGCCTGCGCCCCAACCTCGGGAGCTTCGACGTGGTGCTGGCCTGCAATCTCCTCTGTCGCCTCCCCCGCCCGCAACTGTTGCTGGAGCGCCTGCCCGACCTCGTGAAACCGGGCGGCCAGCTCGTGATCACCACGCCCAACAGCTGGCTCGACACCTTTACGGCCAAGGAATATTGGCTGGGCGCCACGCCCGCCACCGGCGAACCGCTCGAAGCGCTTGAAGCCGCCTTGAGCCCGCACTTCGAACTCGTCCAGGCCAAGGACTTGCCGTTCCTCATCCGGGAGCACCGCCGCAAGTACCAGTGGTCGGTCGCTCAAGCCAGTATCTGGCGCCGCCGCCAGCCCTCTGCGTAA
- the purH gene encoding bifunctional phosphoribosylaminoimidazolecarboxamide formyltransferase/IMP cyclohydrolase has protein sequence MEKLALLSVSDKSGLVAFAEALVKQHGYTLLSTGGTARALQTAGLPVTEVSEYTGFPEMMEGRVKTLHPKVHGGLLARRDVPEHLEQAKAHGIGLIDLVVVNLYPFEETVRKPGVTLPEAIEQIDIGGPSMLRSAAKNHGSVSVVVDPSDYSRVLEAMAEPEKLAELRRQLALKVFQRTSAYDAAISAYLAQQYTDDTPDAAALAGFPGTFELSLPKTQDLRYGENPHQKAALYGRFFEVFEQLQGKELSFNNIIDISAATYLIGEFEKPTVAILKHTNPCGVASAMSLTEAWDQAFATDRQAPFGGIIVANQTVDEELANRIREIFCEVIIAPHFTDEALSLFAKRKNLRLMIAKDGVGAESLKDVRSAVGGLLVQDRDQRKVYPQNCKVVTERQPTDEEWAAMMFGWRVVKHVKSNAIVYATAERTLGIGAGQMSRVDSSKIAVWKAGEAKLDLQGSVICSDAFFPFPDGLIAAAEAGATAAIQPGGSVRDEEVIAAANERGMAMVFTGVRHFRH, from the coding sequence GTGGAAAAGCTCGCCCTTCTTTCCGTCAGTGACAAATCCGGCCTCGTGGCTTTCGCCGAAGCCCTCGTGAAGCAGCATGGTTACACGCTGCTCTCGACCGGCGGCACCGCGCGTGCCCTGCAGACGGCCGGCCTCCCCGTGACGGAGGTCAGCGAATACACGGGATTCCCGGAGATGATGGAGGGCCGCGTGAAGACCCTGCACCCCAAGGTGCACGGCGGCCTGCTGGCCCGTCGCGATGTGCCCGAGCATCTGGAGCAGGCCAAGGCCCACGGCATCGGCCTGATCGACCTCGTGGTCGTCAACCTCTACCCCTTTGAAGAAACCGTGCGCAAGCCGGGCGTGACGCTGCCGGAAGCGATCGAACAGATCGACATCGGCGGCCCCTCCATGCTCCGCAGCGCGGCCAAGAACCACGGCTCCGTTTCCGTGGTGGTCGACCCGAGCGACTATTCCCGCGTACTCGAAGCCATGGCCGAGCCGGAAAAGCTCGCTGAGCTGCGCCGCCAACTCGCGCTCAAAGTCTTCCAGCGCACCAGCGCCTACGACGCCGCCATCAGTGCCTACCTCGCCCAGCAATACACCGACGATACGCCCGATGCCGCCGCCCTGGCCGGCTTCCCCGGCACCTTCGAGCTTTCGCTGCCCAAGACCCAAGACCTGCGCTACGGCGAAAACCCGCACCAGAAGGCCGCCCTCTACGGCCGCTTCTTCGAAGTCTTCGAGCAGCTGCAAGGCAAGGAGCTGAGCTTCAACAACATCATCGACATCTCCGCCGCCACCTACCTCATCGGCGAGTTCGAGAAGCCCACCGTCGCGATCCTCAAGCATACCAACCCCTGCGGCGTCGCCAGTGCGATGAGCCTCACGGAAGCCTGGGACCAAGCCTTCGCGACCGACCGCCAAGCCCCCTTCGGTGGCATCATCGTGGCCAACCAGACCGTCGATGAAGAACTTGCCAACCGCATCCGCGAGATCTTCTGCGAAGTCATCATCGCCCCCCACTTTACCGACGAAGCGCTCAGCCTTTTCGCCAAGCGCAAAAACCTCCGCCTCATGATCGCCAAGGACGGCGTCGGGGCCGAAAGCCTCAAGGACGTCCGCAGCGCCGTCGGCGGCCTGCTCGTGCAAGACCGCGACCAGCGCAAGGTCTACCCGCAAAACTGCAAGGTGGTGACCGAGCGCCAGCCGACTGACGAAGAGTGGGCGGCCATGATGTTTGGCTGGCGCGTGGTGAAGCACGTGAAGAGCAACGCCATCGTCTATGCCACGGCCGAGCGCACCCTGGGCATCGGCGCGGGCCAGATGTCGCGCGTCGACTCCTCCAAGATCGCGGTATGGAAGGCCGGCGAAGCCAAGCTCGACCTGCAAGGGTCCGTAATCTGCTCCGATGCTTTCTTCCCCTTCCCCGACGGCCTCATCGCCGCTGCCGAAGCCGGGGCCACCGCTGCCATCCAGCCCGGCGGATCTGTCCGCGACGAAGAAGTCATCGCTGCTGCCAACGAGCGCGGCATGGCGATGGTCTTCACCGGCGTGCGCCATTTCCGTCATTAA
- the hpt gene encoding hypoxanthine phosphoribosyltransferase produces MQEGRTTFAAWEQDLDRFLIAPEDIQARVQELGQAITNHYANVDELTLVAVINGALPFTADLMRAIQRPVRLDCIRVSSYQDQMRPATKPQILDRIHLDLRDRHVLIIDDILDTGNTMKRVMRELQHEKPASLALCVLLEKEDRLEVDLKPDFVGFRIPDEFVVGYGLDFAERYRNLPGIGVLKAECQNPPEWN; encoded by the coding sequence ATGCAAGAGGGTCGCACCACGTTTGCCGCCTGGGAACAGGATCTGGACCGTTTTCTGATCGCACCGGAAGACATCCAGGCGCGCGTCCAGGAGCTGGGACAAGCCATTACCAACCACTATGCCAATGTCGACGAGTTGACGCTGGTCGCAGTGATCAATGGTGCCCTGCCCTTCACGGCCGACCTCATGCGGGCGATCCAGCGCCCGGTGCGCCTCGACTGCATCCGCGTCTCCAGTTATCAGGACCAGATGCGCCCGGCCACCAAGCCGCAGATCCTCGACCGCATCCACCTCGACCTGCGCGACCGCCACGTGCTGATCATCGACGATATCCTCGATACCGGCAACACGATGAAGCGCGTGATGCGCGAGCTGCAGCACGAAAAGCCGGCCAGCCTCGCCCTTTGCGTGTTACTCGAAAAAGAAGACCGCCTGGAGGTTGACTTGAAGCCCGATTTTGTCGGCTTCCGCATCCCCGACGAGTTTGTGGTGGGTTACGGCCTCGACTTTGCCGAGCGCTACCGCAACCTGCCGGGCATCGGCGTGCTCAAGGCCGAGTGCCAGAACCCGCCCGAGTGGAATTAA
- a CDS encoding ABC transporter ATP-binding protein: protein MPDTPPLLHVQDLRVTFRTEDATVLAVDGVSFEVRPGETLGLVGESGSGKSVTAMSMLQLIPKPMGKIEAGQAQFQGQDLLQLRPGVLRKVRGRKIGIIFQEPMTALSPLHTIGRQLIETQRLHRNISKAEAHRVAVEWLGKVGIPEPEQRMDSFPFQLSGGMRQRVMIAMVLMLDPDLIIADEPTTALDVTTQRGIFELILRMKRPDSAMLFITHDMGVIWQLCDRVVVMKKGKLVEQGDVRQIFSAPEHPYTQQLLSAVPRITDASRRDAVPEPAPEPLIRIEHLKTWFPIKRGLLALTKGHVKAVDDVSLDIFPGEILALVGESGSGKSTLARTILGLEKATAGSITFRSKDLTQLGPKEFRPLRSDLQMVFQDPFSSLNPRMTVRDILTEGMKEHGKLEGDRSEVAAQLLREVELEPEHQWRYPHEFSGGQRQRICIARALSLKPKFIVCDEAVSALDVTVQARVIDLLLGLQDRHGLTYLFVSHDLSVVKRIADRTAVMRHGKIVEMGPTSEVIGNPQHAYTQTLLAAVPVPGDEASRESLRAG from the coding sequence ATGCCCGATACACCGCCGCTTCTCCACGTTCAGGACCTCCGTGTGACCTTCCGCACGGAAGACGCCACGGTGTTGGCGGTCGATGGGGTGAGCTTTGAGGTGCGGCCCGGCGAGACGCTGGGGCTGGTGGGCGAGTCGGGCAGCGGCAAATCCGTGACCGCGATGAGCATGCTGCAGCTCATCCCCAAGCCCATGGGCAAGATCGAGGCGGGGCAGGCCCAGTTTCAGGGGCAAGACCTCCTGCAGTTGCGCCCCGGCGTGCTGCGCAAGGTGCGGGGGCGCAAGATCGGGATCATTTTTCAGGAGCCGATGACGGCCCTCTCGCCGCTGCACACCATTGGGCGGCAGTTGATCGAGACCCAGCGGCTGCACCGTAACATTTCCAAGGCCGAAGCCCACCGCGTGGCCGTCGAATGGCTGGGCAAGGTGGGCATCCCCGAGCCCGAGCAGCGCATGGACAGCTTCCCGTTCCAGCTCTCGGGCGGCATGCGCCAGCGCGTGATGATCGCCATGGTCCTGATGCTCGACCCCGACCTGATCATCGCGGACGAGCCGACCACCGCCCTCGACGTGACGACGCAGCGCGGGATCTTCGAGCTGATCCTGCGCATGAAGCGCCCCGACTCGGCCATGCTCTTCATTACGCACGACATGGGCGTGATCTGGCAGCTCTGCGACCGCGTCGTGGTGATGAAAAAGGGCAAGCTGGTGGAGCAGGGCGACGTGCGGCAGATCTTCTCCGCGCCCGAGCACCCCTATACTCAGCAGCTCCTCAGCGCCGTGCCGCGTATTACCGACGCCAGCCGCCGCGACGCCGTGCCTGAGCCTGCCCCCGAGCCGTTGATCCGCATCGAACACCTCAAGACGTGGTTCCCGATCAAGCGCGGCCTGCTCGCGCTGACCAAAGGACACGTCAAGGCGGTTGACGACGTGAGCCTCGACATCTTCCCGGGCGAAATTCTCGCGCTGGTCGGCGAATCCGGCAGTGGCAAGAGCACGCTCGCCCGCACCATCCTCGGCCTCGAAAAGGCCACCGCCGGCAGCATCACCTTCCGCAGCAAAGATTTGACCCAGCTCGGCCCCAAGGAGTTCCGCCCCCTGCGGTCCGATCTGCAGATGGTCTTCCAGGACCCGTTTTCGTCGCTCAACCCCCGGATGACCGTGCGCGACATCCTGACCGAAGGCATGAAGGAGCACGGCAAACTGGAGGGCGACCGCAGTGAGGTGGCGGCGCAACTGTTGCGCGAAGTCGAGCTGGAGCCCGAGCACCAGTGGCGCTACCCGCACGAGTTTTCGGGCGGTCAACGGCAGCGCATCTGCATCGCCCGCGCCCTCTCGCTCAAGCCCAAGTTCATCGTCTGCGACGAGGCCGTCAGCGCGCTCGATGTCACGGTGCAAGCCCGCGTGATCGACCTGCTGTTGGGCCTGCAAGACCGCCACGGACTCACCTACCTCTTCGTTTCGCACGACCTCAGCGTGGTCAAGCGCATCGCCGACCGCACCGCTGTGATGCGCCACGGCAAGATCGTCGAAATGGGCCCCACGAGCGAAGTCATCGGCAACCCACAGCACGCATACACGCAGACCCTCCTCGCCGCCGTCCCCGTCCCCGGCGACGAAGCCTCCCGCGAAAGCCTGCGAGCGGGGTAG
- a CDS encoding ABC transporter permease subunit — protein sequence MPRFSIDPITRRRWQRFRRTRRAYYSLWGMVVLYLIGLCANFLANDRPLVVRYEGNWYFPVFAYYPGTAFGGDLHTRVDYKDLAQEPRFAETKGNYMIFPPLPFGPNENIPPADIDAGKTIQVSFFREPQVASVDLNEELEIRRAQTPEFFFGGSSFREIRGQPLGDYWMVGDDFKAAVRQRFANQAAPAQTIIATNASGEQIELAFSPFEPWDRAPNVVRVILREAGVAGNYQTTSFDEAGEAATALPPIWNDLAEADQQRVREAAADRFRSLVPDVYVTVEGAPYRVRFSREDVAYPFRPTDAHPMGLDNAGRDVLARILYALRISLNFGFVLVAATMIVGTIIGGLQGYSAGWVDLVGQRLIEIWESLPFLYVIILLGSVFGQSFGLLLLVYAVFNWIGISYYMRGEFLKLRKQPFIEAARVMGIPPIKIMWRHMLPNSLVPLITFFPFSLVGAISVLTALDYLGFGLPPPTPSWGELLSQAQDAPHAWWLILYPSLVLFFVLLLTVFVGEGIRSAFDPRVASRIE from the coding sequence ATGCCGCGCTTCTCGATAGACCCGATCACGCGTCGCCGCTGGCAACGCTTCCGCCGCACGCGCCGCGCCTACTACTCGCTCTGGGGCATGGTGGTGCTCTACCTCATCGGCCTCTGCGCCAATTTCCTCGCCAACGACCGCCCGCTGGTGGTGCGCTACGAGGGCAACTGGTATTTCCCCGTCTTTGCCTACTACCCCGGCACCGCCTTTGGGGGCGATCTCCACACGCGCGTCGATTACAAAGACCTGGCGCAGGAGCCTCGCTTTGCCGAGACGAAGGGCAACTACATGATCTTTCCGCCGCTGCCCTTCGGCCCCAACGAGAACATCCCCCCGGCCGACATCGACGCGGGCAAGACGATCCAGGTCTCGTTTTTCCGCGAGCCGCAGGTGGCATCGGTCGACCTCAACGAAGAGTTGGAGATCCGCCGCGCGCAGACGCCCGAGTTTTTCTTTGGCGGCAGCAGCTTCCGCGAAATCCGGGGCCAGCCGCTGGGCGATTACTGGATGGTGGGTGACGATTTCAAAGCAGCCGTGCGGCAGCGTTTCGCCAATCAGGCCGCGCCCGCGCAGACGATCATCGCCACCAATGCCAGCGGCGAACAAATCGAGCTGGCCTTTTCTCCCTTTGAGCCCTGGGACCGCGCGCCCAATGTCGTGCGCGTGATCCTGCGCGAAGCCGGCGTGGCGGGCAATTACCAGACGACCAGCTTTGACGAAGCAGGGGAGGCCGCCACCGCGCTGCCCCCCATCTGGAACGACCTCGCCGAGGCCGACCAGCAACGCGTGCGCGAAGCCGCCGCCGACCGCTTCCGCAGCCTCGTGCCCGATGTCTACGTGACGGTCGAAGGTGCGCCCTATCGCGTGCGCTTCAGCCGCGAAGATGTCGCCTATCCCTTTCGCCCCACCGACGCCCACCCGATGGGGCTCGACAACGCCGGTCGCGACGTGCTGGCGCGTATCCTCTACGCCCTGCGCATCTCGCTCAACTTCGGCTTCGTGCTCGTGGCGGCGACCATGATCGTCGGTACCATCATTGGCGGGCTGCAGGGCTACTCTGCGGGCTGGGTCGACCTCGTGGGCCAGCGCCTGATCGAGATCTGGGAATCGCTGCCCTTCCTCTACGTGATCATCTTGCTCGGCTCGGTCTTCGGGCAAAGCTTTGGCCTCTTGTTGCTCGTTTACGCCGTCTTCAACTGGATCGGCATCAGCTACTACATGCGCGGCGAGTTCCTCAAGCTGCGCAAGCAACCCTTTATCGAAGCCGCGCGCGTCATGGGCATCCCGCCGATCAAGATCATGTGGCGCCACATGCTGCCCAACTCGTTGGTGCCGCTGATCACGTTTTTCCCGTTCTCACTCGTGGGCGCGATCAGCGTGCTCACCGCGCTCGACTACCTCGGCTTTGGCCTGCCGCCGCCCACCCCCAGTTGGGGAGAGCTGCTTTCGCAAGCGCAGGACGCCCCGCACGCCTGGTGGCTGATCCTTTACCCATCCCTCGTGCTCTTCTTCGTGCTGCTGCTCACCGTCTTCGTCGGCGAAGGCATCCGCAGCGCCTTCGACCCAAGAGTCGCGAGCCGCATTGAATAA
- a CDS encoding cytochrome P450, with protein sequence MAEIPRTHGFDCTAALLKEGYTFISRRCEAFQSDIFETRLALRRAYCIRGPEAAQVFYEGGHFSREGAMPPTTLRLLQDKGSVQSLEGEAHLNRKKLFMSLMSPEGIARVGDLFEDAWRERMAGWGRADSVVLHPEAQAILCRAGLQWLGIPHTSGDLRDWTRDLAAMIENAGRMSPRVLGALIQRQRAELRGRRLIEDVRAGRLQSLPEGALQRLADHRDLDGQLLDPSIASVELLNLLRPLVAVARYITFIAASLHEQHAARPQLDSRDAASVERWVQEVRRFYPFFPLIGGRATRPVRFKGHLLPRSSWVLLDLYGTNRDPRTWDAPEAFRPDRFIDWEPSLYNFIPQGAGDHFTTHRCPGEMITVEVMRRAVRLLTMGMRYEVPPQDLSIPLDQMPTLPRSGFIMRRVQGSAA encoded by the coding sequence ATGGCCGAGATTCCCCGCACCCATGGCTTTGACTGCACGGCAGCCCTGCTGAAGGAGGGCTACACCTTCATCTCGCGTCGCTGCGAAGCGTTTCAGTCCGACATCTTCGAAACACGGTTGGCCTTGCGTCGGGCATACTGCATCCGAGGCCCGGAGGCCGCGCAGGTGTTTTACGAAGGCGGGCATTTTTCGCGTGAAGGTGCCATGCCGCCCACCACTCTACGCCTGTTGCAGGACAAGGGCAGCGTTCAGTCGCTCGAAGGCGAGGCGCACCTCAACCGCAAGAAGCTCTTCATGTCGCTGATGTCGCCCGAAGGTATCGCACGGGTGGGAGACCTTTTCGAGGACGCCTGGCGGGAACGCATGGCAGGCTGGGGGCGGGCCGACAGCGTGGTGCTGCACCCCGAAGCGCAGGCGATCCTTTGCCGCGCGGGTCTGCAGTGGCTCGGTATCCCTCACACGTCTGGCGATTTGCGAGACTGGACCCGCGACCTTGCAGCCATGATTGAAAACGCCGGTCGCATGAGCCCCCGCGTGTTGGGCGCCTTGATCCAGCGCCAACGAGCCGAGCTGCGAGGGCGCCGTCTGATCGAAGACGTTAGGGCTGGGCGCCTGCAATCTTTGCCCGAAGGTGCCCTCCAACGCCTCGCCGATCACCGCGACCTCGACGGCCAGCTGCTGGACCCCAGCATCGCCTCGGTGGAGCTGCTCAATTTGCTGCGACCTCTGGTGGCGGTGGCGCGTTACATCACGTTCATTGCAGCCTCACTGCACGAGCAGCATGCGGCGCGCCCACAGCTCGACTCGCGAGATGCCGCTTCGGTCGAGCGCTGGGTGCAGGAGGTGCGTCGCTTTTACCCGTTTTTCCCGCTGATCGGCGGGCGGGCCACGCGGCCCGTGCGCTTCAAGGGGCACCTGCTCCCCCGTAGCTCATGGGTGTTGCTCGACCTCTACGGCACCAATCGCGATCCGCGGACTTGGGACGCACCGGAGGCCTTTCGGCCGGATCGCTTCATCGACTGGGAGCCCAGTCTCTACAACTTCATCCCGCAAGGGGCCGGCGACCACTTTACTACCCACCGCTGCCCGGGTGAGATGATCACGGTGGAGGTCATGCGCCGCGCCGTGCGCCTGCTGACAATGGGGATGCGTTACGAGGTGCCGCCGCAGGACCTCTCGATCCCACTCGATCAGATGCCCACGCTGCCCCGGAGCGGCTTTATCATGCGCCGCGTGCAAGGCTCCGCTGCCTGA